A single Saccharolobus shibatae B12 DNA region contains:
- a CDS encoding glycosyltransferase family 4 protein, whose amino-acid sequence MKVRILTETQQRGTFATMLLLYKKLLEIGIDAKIYTTFNSEYNVLPSPSKSRIFGYEKMVNSEKYAEKVFRTVYESKDTIIHIANAMYGMLPIAEKNNAKSIINIQYWWPTCYFNSMENQYCDCKSFTKIAQCIYNKRDNYFNKLLSPIEAIYAINKLNKIKEYISKASIILAVSNIVRDILISRGFPEDKIRVINVNAITPPIDYVEYHPSDNFTFGYLSYPDEGKGIFQLLEAFSIALKHNKNMKLKILGGLEEPRVIEMVKLFRIEDKVIMTRRFPYSEYVSKIRDMLIDVDVVVVPTLVPDTWARVVTESMLAGRPVIVTKGNGGLVEQVTDGVDGFHVNVYELNDFALSLYNISQLPRSKIEEMGKTARENIIKKYDNKKIIEQIISLYHELLET is encoded by the coding sequence ATGAAAGTAAGAATTTTGACTGAAACGCAACAACGAGGAACATTTGCAACAATGTTACTATTATATAAAAAATTACTTGAAATCGGGATAGATGCGAAAATATATACCACGTTTAATTCAGAATATAATGTTTTGCCGTCTCCTAGTAAGAGTAGAATTTTTGGTTACGAGAAAATGGTGAATAGTGAAAAATATGCTGAAAAAGTATTTAGGACTGTTTATGAATCTAAGGACACTATAATACATATCGCCAACGCCATGTATGGAATGTTACCAATAGCTGAAAAAAATAATGCTAAAAGTATAATAAATATTCAGTATTGGTGGCCCACATGCTATTTTAACTCTATGGAAAATCAGTATTGTGATTGCAAGAGTTTTACGAAGATAGCTCAGTGTATATATAATAAGAGAGATAATTATTTCAATAAATTATTATCACCTATAGAAGCGATTTACGCAATAAATAAGCTAAATAAAATAAAAGAGTATATATCCAAAGCCTCAATAATTTTAGCAGTAAGTAATATTGTGAGAGATATTCTTATATCTAGAGGATTTCCAGAAGATAAAATTCGAGTTATAAATGTAAATGCTATAACTCCACCAATTGATTATGTGGAGTACCATCCTTCTGATAATTTTACATTTGGATATCTTAGTTATCCAGACGAGGGGAAAGGTATTTTTCAATTGCTTGAAGCATTTTCAATTGCTTTGAAACATAATAAAAATATGAAATTGAAAATACTAGGAGGACTAGAAGAACCTAGGGTGATAGAGATGGTAAAATTGTTTAGAATAGAGGACAAAGTAATAATGACTAGAAGATTTCCTTACTCGGAATATGTTAGTAAAATAAGAGATATGCTCATAGATGTAGATGTTGTAGTAGTGCCTACTTTAGTCCCCGATACGTGGGCTAGAGTTGTGACTGAGTCAATGTTAGCTGGAAGGCCTGTAATTGTTACTAAGGGTAATGGTGGCCTAGTAGAACAAGTAACTGATGGTGTAGACGGTTTTCATGTTAATGTTTATGAATTAAATGATTTTGCATTATCCTTGTATAATATTTCTCAGCTTCCTAGAAGTAAAATAGAGGAAATGGGAAAAACAGCTAGAGAGAATATTATCAAAAAATATGATAATAAAAAAATTATTGAACAAATAATTTCGCTTTATCATGAACTATTAGAAACTTGA
- a CDS encoding glycosyltransferase family 2 protein, translating to MLVSIIIPTSNGEKTLPEVLNSVLMQDYKNFEVIIIDNGSKDNTERIVEKFLIENDLSLKYFRYENKLGHAGAINEGIKKASGDFILILHDDMKLGEKNWISSMLKVFEKKEVGVSSSLLITSPFKLNGINKAFSYIYILGWHKIVNTPEQEVLFTGLNNDMIRREVIEKIGMFDNTYPYSMHDIDFSEKVRRLGYKIVLNPKVHVEHLLSSYQRSLKSHLIKAWQYGFPSTLILRRYKYLPNLDNFLFFIFMIFFFMSFFVNMLNMLLYISIAITLLTLPLEQPNFYGKNKLKSRGKKLIISYILSILFYLLNRNIFFLFLGGSVVFYRTLKSSIESFKELKDIKTSLQIIMFYPIWSFINGLAVFAGIFKFLIVHDKAKLFVQ from the coding sequence ATGTTAGTTTCGATAATCATTCCTACATCTAATGGCGAAAAAACATTACCGGAAGTTTTAAATAGTGTGTTGATGCAAGACTATAAAAATTTCGAAGTAATAATAATAGATAATGGTTCTAAAGATAATACTGAGAGAATAGTAGAAAAATTTTTAATAGAAAATGATTTGAGTTTAAAATATTTCAGATATGAAAATAAATTAGGTCATGCAGGAGCTATTAATGAAGGAATAAAGAAAGCTTCTGGAGATTTCATATTAATATTGCACGACGATATGAAATTGGGAGAGAAAAATTGGATATCGAGTATGTTAAAAGTCTTCGAGAAAAAAGAGGTAGGAGTTTCCTCTTCTCTTCTAATTACATCTCCTTTTAAGTTAAATGGCATAAATAAAGCATTTAGCTATATTTATATTTTAGGGTGGCATAAAATTGTTAATACTCCTGAACAAGAAGTGCTATTTACGGGTTTAAATAATGATATGATAAGAAGAGAAGTGATAGAAAAAATAGGAATGTTTGACAATACCTATCCTTACAGTATGCATGATATAGATTTTTCTGAAAAAGTTAGAAGATTAGGATATAAAATAGTTCTTAATCCTAAAGTTCACGTTGAACATTTATTATCTTCTTATCAAAGGTCTCTTAAATCACATCTTATTAAGGCTTGGCAATACGGCTTCCCCTCTACTCTAATTCTAAGGAGATATAAGTATTTACCTAATTTAGATAATTTTCTATTCTTTATCTTCATGATATTCTTTTTTATGTCTTTCTTTGTTAATATGCTGAACATGTTGCTATATATATCAATTGCTATTACACTTTTAACTTTACCCCTAGAGCAGCCTAATTTTTACGGCAAGAATAAGCTAAAAAGTAGAGGAAAAAAGCTAATTATTAGTTACATTTTATCTATTTTATTTTATCTATTAAATAGAAATATCTTCTTCTTATTTTTAGGAGGAAGCGTAGTCTTTTATAGAACACTTAAAAGCTCTATAGAATCCTTTAAGGAGCTAAAGGATATAAAGACTTCTCTTCAAATAATAATGTTCTATCCTATTTGGAGTTTTATAAATGGATTAGCGGTCTTCGCTGGAATATTCAAGTTTCTAATAGTTCATGATAAAGCGAAATTATTTGTTCAATAA
- a CDS encoding glycosyltransferase family 4 protein yields the protein MKVVLFPSTDKPWDGIEAYSFELAKRLSKKGIEVVGIRIGIKNNVKAINNNFTLIDIKTPNFQGKLYALRILISSLKTLKIMKNADIIHGIGGYYAGIELFPVEKKVVTIIGASSLRETSKIKQDFRRLYMYFIYKMASAYIVPNEIIMNEIKKYIKINPVLIPLGIDIEGLKINESKTEIKAKFGFNDDDIIVLYLGQLVKGKRLPELIRAFQIVSNKIPNSKLVLVAWGYLKDYLKSLVNELRLDDKVFFINPLPYNQRKYIYSVSDVFVMLGDSFGDGGISSAVLDALGSGLPIVVSRNSPNYLVVKDNFNGYTVNPADYNEVANAILKSIVNGSELGKNSLYIAKNFEWDVVSNKIIELYKTIYSSN from the coding sequence ATGAAAGTAGTACTTTTCCCATCTACTGATAAGCCTTGGGATGGAATAGAAGCATATTCCTTTGAATTAGCTAAAAGATTAAGTAAAAAAGGGATAGAAGTTGTGGGTATAAGAATTGGCATAAAAAATAACGTAAAAGCTATCAATAATAACTTTACCTTAATTGATATTAAAACGCCTAATTTCCAAGGAAAATTATATGCTTTAAGGATTTTAATTTCGTCATTAAAAACATTGAAAATAATGAAAAATGCAGATATAATACATGGAATAGGCGGATATTATGCTGGTATAGAATTATTTCCAGTAGAGAAAAAAGTAGTAACTATCATAGGCGCAAGTAGTTTAAGAGAAACTTCTAAAATTAAGCAAGATTTTAGAAGGTTATATATGTATTTCATTTATAAAATGGCTTCAGCATATATTGTGCCAAATGAAATAATAATGAATGAAATAAAAAAATACATAAAAATTAACCCTGTACTTATTCCGTTAGGCATAGATATTGAGGGATTAAAAATAAATGAATCGAAAACTGAGATAAAAGCTAAATTTGGATTCAATGATGATGATATAATAGTATTATATCTAGGGCAACTAGTTAAAGGAAAAAGATTACCAGAATTAATTAGAGCTTTCCAAATTGTATCAAATAAAATACCCAATTCCAAGTTAGTATTAGTGGCCTGGGGATACCTTAAGGATTATTTGAAATCATTAGTAAACGAACTTAGATTAGATGATAAGGTATTTTTTATAAATCCTTTACCATACAATCAGAGAAAGTATATTTATAGTGTTTCAGATGTTTTTGTAATGTTAGGTGATTCATTTGGCGATGGGGGAATAAGCTCTGCAGTACTTGACGCGTTGGGTTCTGGATTACCAATAGTAGTATCAAGGAATAGTCCTAACTATTTAGTAGTTAAAGATAATTTTAACGGATATACCGTCAATCCAGCAGACTATAATGAAGTAGCAAATGCCATATTAAAGTCTATAGTAAACGGAAGCGAACTCGGTAAAAACTCATTATACATTGCAAAAAATTTTGAGTGGGATGTAGTGTCAAATAAAATCATAGAATTATACAAAACAATTTACTCCAGCAATTAA
- a CDS encoding DUF1616 domain-containing protein, translating into MVEVSQLVTQYKMTYSHYLLSLELYRIETYLLLILPLIIFTIYYFFAEELKHYYYLIWYRFNRKKKIVSLKSGKDPISNGILAGTIIILLIFAFGMYILNTQSKENFSEMAILNSNGIIGNYPSHLAPGENALVYALVQNHEGMPMLYQIKVILEDNNTNITLYTSYNIVNNNGEWKLPIAFAINSTGTFKLEVMLYYYNLTLQRFVYANIFDQLVVSVS; encoded by the coding sequence ATGGTTGAGGTTTCGCAGTTAGTAACTCAGTACAAAATGACATACTCACACTATCTTTTAAGCTTGGAATTATATAGAATAGAAACTTATTTGTTATTAATTCTACCATTAATAATTTTTACTATTTATTATTTTTTTGCGGAAGAACTAAAACATTATTATTATCTAATATGGTATAGATTTAATAGAAAGAAAAAAATTGTATCATTAAAAAGTGGGAAAGATCCTATAAGTAATGGGATATTAGCTGGAACTATTATAATTTTACTAATATTTGCATTCGGAATGTATATACTAAATACTCAGTCTAAGGAAAACTTCTCAGAAATGGCTATCTTAAATTCTAATGGGATTATTGGAAATTATCCATCACATCTAGCCCCTGGAGAAAATGCACTAGTTTACGCTTTAGTCCAAAATCATGAAGGTATGCCAATGCTTTATCAAATTAAAGTGATTTTAGAAGATAACAATACCAATATAACACTATATACATCCTATAATATAGTTAATAATAATGGCGAATGGAAATTACCTATAGCTTTTGCGATAAATTCTACTGGAACTTTTAAATTGGAAGTAATGTTATATTACTATAACTTAACTTTACAGAGATTCGTATATGCGAATATTTTTGACCAGTTAGTAGTTAGTGTAAGTTAG
- a CDS encoding glycosyltransferase produces the protein MDEPLVSIVIPTLNSEKTVKGTLESLQILDYKNFEIVVVDGYSTDSTLNIVKQFVEKYGIRIVLEERKGRGVAYNRGVLESRGKYVAFLDSDARIATSTWIKNAVRLMENDDRIGVVFTKVFSPPDSKFLQKSIDTYLCKGFTTANGAIYRKDAVLKVGGFNEEMNYMQEDELLYKLTKAEYKYEVNFNDKIYHYHRDSIRSYIKQNMEAAYGAKIFHKLTKEKWVIRDALARLTIFFASIIFGLSLILLNIKIFLILSLLTYIILLLKVNFETCKKYRWSKYVYLSPILIYISIIGYSIGFLTQRDKKR, from the coding sequence GTGGATGAACCATTAGTAAGTATAGTAATACCAACTTTAAACTCTGAGAAAACCGTTAAAGGTACTTTAGAATCGTTACAAATACTTGACTACAAGAACTTTGAGATAGTAGTAGTAGATGGATATTCAACTGATAGTACGTTAAATATAGTGAAACAGTTTGTAGAGAAATACGGAATAAGAATAGTATTAGAGGAAAGGAAAGGTAGAGGTGTAGCTTATAACAGAGGAGTTTTAGAAAGTAGGGGTAAATATGTAGCATTTTTGGATAGTGATGCAAGAATAGCTACTTCAACATGGATAAAAAATGCAGTTAGATTAATGGAAAATGATGATAGAATAGGAGTTGTTTTCACTAAAGTTTTTTCTCCTCCGGATTCTAAATTTTTGCAAAAATCCATAGACACATACCTTTGTAAAGGGTTTACAACTGCAAATGGAGCAATCTATAGAAAAGATGCAGTATTAAAAGTAGGGGGATTTAACGAAGAAATGAATTATATGCAAGAAGATGAATTACTTTATAAATTAACTAAGGCCGAATACAAATACGAAGTTAACTTTAATGACAAAATATACCATTATCACAGAGACTCAATAAGATCTTACATAAAGCAAAATATGGAGGCTGCATATGGTGCTAAAATTTTCCATAAATTAACCAAAGAGAAATGGGTTATTAGAGATGCATTAGCTAGACTAACAATATTTTTTGCATCAATTATTTTTGGGTTATCGTTGATTCTACTGAATATTAAGATATTTTTAATATTATCATTGCTAACATATATTATTTTATTGCTTAAAGTAAATTTCGAAACTTGTAAAAAGTATAGATGGTCAAAATATGTATATTTATCCCCTATTCTTATATATATCTCAATCATAGGTTATTCAATAGGTTTTTTAACCCAAAGAGATAAAAAGAGATAA
- a CDS encoding IS1 family transposase yields the protein MDLVTLAQLILLILRNLNFKPRKHNLEDLALAISAYLLGVQITKLGIPASTLYYYTKKLGVKRRKEERPTCPSCNSNKVIKNGSSRGKTKYRCKTCKRTFYQTPNHKLGRDQKERILKEYLNRMSMRGIAKVEGKPLTTVYSLIKRKGVEAYVNLLVLQEQLKGFTAKVTILDESWTYLRVRHGPKREDIWIWSALADGTPFFTTGDRDYGSFRFLLNSLPKSEVIYTDNYSVYQVLDNHIASKKYTYTVESYNSYCRAHLARLARDTRGGNRSKRMVDYSLALLNVMYPVIYSREITPLNEAYRKGVENIRENLI from the coding sequence ATGGATCTCGTAACCCTTGCACAATTAATACTTCTGATTCTAAGAAATTTAAACTTTAAGCCGAGAAAGCACAATCTAGAGGACCTTGCACTTGCAATATCAGCATACTTACTGGGAGTACAAATTACAAAACTCGGGATACCAGCATCAACACTCTACTACTACACCAAAAAATTGGGGGTAAAGAGAAGAAAAGAAGAAAGACCCACATGCCCATCATGTAACTCAAACAAGGTAATAAAGAACGGATCGTCCAGAGGAAAAACAAAATACAGGTGCAAAACGTGTAAAAGAACGTTTTACCAAACACCTAATCACAAGTTGGGAAGAGACCAAAAGGAGAGGATCTTGAAGGAGTATTTGAATAGGATGAGCATGAGGGGAATAGCTAAGGTTGAAGGAAAACCGTTAACCACAGTTTACAGTCTAATAAAGAGAAAAGGAGTAGAGGCATACGTTAATCTATTAGTATTACAAGAACAACTAAAGGGCTTTACTGCAAAGGTCACGATACTTGACGAGAGTTGGACTTACCTTAGGGTTAGGCACGGTCCCAAGAGGGAGGATATTTGGATTTGGAGTGCACTAGCTGATGGTACGCCCTTCTTCACTACCGGTGATAGGGATTACGGGAGTTTTCGTTTTCTCTTGAATTCTCTCCCTAAGAGTGAGGTTATTTACACGGATAATTACTCTGTTTATCAAGTCCTTGATAATCATATTGCGAGCAAGAAGTACACTTACACCGTGGAGAGTTATAACTCTTACTGTAGGGCCCATCTTGCTAGGTTAGCTAGGGATACTAGGGGTGGTAATAGGAGTAAGAGGATGGTTGATTATAGTCTTGCCTTGTTGAACGTCATGTACCCTGTAATATATTCAAGGGAGATTACTCCCTTGAATGAGGCTTACCGGAAGGGAGTAGAGAATATTAGAGAGAATCTGATATAA